DNA sequence from the Pedobacter sp. W3I1 genome:
CGCAGGCTGCTGTGTAGTCTCCATTAAGCTGTACAACATTATTCAACCCCCTCTTTAAAGATCCTTCGACTCCGCTACCATTGACAGATCCCTATAGAAAGGTCGTCATCTCGACTGGAGTGCAACGGAGTGGAGAGATCTTTGAACGCAAATTATTGAGATGATTTAAGATTTCTCCACTACGGTCGAAATGACGATACTTGGAGACCATGCCTTTCCCGTCTTACATCTCACATATTTCCCTAAATGTTCTTATTTCCAATTACCCTGAAAAACTCATCACGGTAAGTATCGCCAACCGGGATGATTTTTTGGTTAATGGTAATGCGGCTACGTTCGATACTTTCAATTTTATCAACAGCCACAATATAAGATTTGTGTACCCTGATAAACTGACTTTGGGGTAAAGCTTCTTCCATCTTCTTCATGCTTTGCAGCGTAATTACACGCTCATCTTTCGTAAAAATAGAAATGTAATCTTTTAAACCTTCAATGAATAAAATATTGTGCAAATAGATTTTTTGAATCTTATGCTCAGTTTTTACAAAAATATAATCCTGAACCGGATTTGACGAGCCAGAAAATGGCGCAGGTGTAACGATAGGTTGTGCTACACTTGCAGGAGCTTCGACTGGTTTTACCTGATTATGTACTTTTTCTACCGCTTTATAAAAACGGTCGAATGCAATTGGCTTTAATAGGTAATCCGAAACATTCAGGTCGTAACTTTCTAAAGCGTATTGTGGATAAGCGGTAGTTAATATGTAGTGGCATTTATTGCCAGCAATTTTCAAAAACTGGATTCCGGTTAGCTCTGGCATTTGAATATCTAAAAACACAAGATCAATCCCTCCACCCTGAACAATCTGCAAGGCTTCAATAGGGTTTTCGCACCTTTTAACCATGGTTAAAAAAGGTACTTTCGAAATATAATCCTGTAAAATATCAAGCGCTAAAGGCTCATCATCAACAACAATACAGTTTAAGTTCATTTTAGGTTATTATTTTAATTAATGATTTTATATCCGGTATATGTTTGGTTATCGGATTATATGTCAATCATCAGTTCACAGGTATAATGGGTAGCCGAATTTACAACATTTAATTTATATCTATCAGGATAAACCAATTGTAAGCGTCGTTCCACATTGGTTAAACCAACACCTCCTTGTGCATCTTTATTCTGTTGGTTCTTTTTATTAACTACACTAAAATGCAAAATTTTCTGGTTGGCAATGATATTAATTTTTACAGGTTCGGCCGGATCGGTTACCACGCCATGTTTAAATGCATTTTCTACAAACGAAATCAACATTAGCGGAACAATTTTTTGATCGTCAATTTCGCCGTTTAAGGTAAGCTCGATATAGGCGCCATCTTTAAACCTTATTTTTTGCAGCTCAATATAACTGGTTAAATAATCTACCTCCTTACTTAACGCTACGGTTGGTGTATTGCTCTCGTAAATCATGTAACGCATAATCTCCGAAAGCTTCATAATGGCATCGGCGGTTTTGTCTGATTTCTGATAAGCCAGCGAATAGATATTGTTAAGTGAATTAAAAAGAAAATGGGGGTTTAACTGCGATTTTAAAAATTGAAGTTCCATTTCGCGGCGTTCACTTTCTAAATTACGCTGAATCCTTTCACTTGCAAACCAATCGATAGTGAATTTAATAATGCAACTACAGATTAAGAAAAAACCCGATAAGAACGTAACCATGATCACAAAATTATGAACAGGTATTTCCATTCGCTTTCCCTTCGCACTAACCGAAGTTAATACATCGTCCGGATACAATACCGCTATAGCTGTTTTAGCAACAACAGATACGGCAATTAATAATAAGAATGCTAAAACATATATGAGGTATTTTTTTCTCTTTTTTATTAACTCAGGAATTAAGAAGATATAATTAATATAGAAAATAGAAATATTTATTACGCCATACACAACGTAGCTGATAAAATAGTCTTTCATCGTATGCTTTGTAGTGTCGAATATGTTGCCGCCAACTATGAGCATTAAGATAATTGTCCAAAAAATAGCATGTAATATTAAAGGCCCCTTACTTTGTTTCATTAGATCTATATTAAATAATCATGAAGTTGATATCCGTTTAACAAACACATATTCTTTCATGCATCCAAAATA
Encoded proteins:
- a CDS encoding LytTR family DNA-binding domain-containing protein, translating into MNLNCIVVDDEPLALDILQDYISKVPFLTMVKRCENPIEALQIVQGGGIDLVFLDIQMPELTGIQFLKIAGNKCHYILTTAYPQYALESYDLNVSDYLLKPIAFDRFYKAVEKVHNQVKPVEAPASVAQPIVTPAPFSGSSNPVQDYIFVKTEHKIQKIYLHNILFIEGLKDYISIFTKDERVITLQSMKKMEEALPQSQFIRVHKSYIVAVDKIESIERSRITINQKIIPVGDTYRDEFFRVIGNKNI
- a CDS encoding sensor histidine kinase; the encoded protein is MKQSKGPLILHAIFWTIILMLIVGGNIFDTTKHTMKDYFISYVVYGVINISIFYINYIFLIPELIKKRKKYLIYVLAFLLLIAVSVVAKTAIAVLYPDDVLTSVSAKGKRMEIPVHNFVIMVTFLSGFFLICSCIIKFTIDWFASERIQRNLESERREMELQFLKSQLNPHFLFNSLNNIYSLAYQKSDKTADAIMKLSEIMRYMIYESNTPTVALSKEVDYLTSYIELQKIRFKDGAYIELTLNGEIDDQKIVPLMLISFVENAFKHGVVTDPAEPVKINIIANQKILHFSVVNKKNQQNKDAQGGVGLTNVERRLQLVYPDRYKLNVVNSATHYTCELMIDI